A region of Channa argus isolate prfri chromosome 8, Channa argus male v1.0, whole genome shotgun sequence DNA encodes the following proteins:
- the kcnn1b gene encoding small conductance calcium-activated potassium channel protein 1b isoform X1: MSQVFVFLCPNLLLHPPTPTAFALQPFTRPAAAALFFFMLNPNHYFQRKASPKLLYQVLVLGGGKPLSTTHSAARLCTSVLTTQENFTFVSCFYKFGENNNQKKKLSSDTMRLILVKPTNATRRLDSTGEVFHDGNHEHCTSGGPPPLTSDGKHTSVESSSPQESSLLCVPSSPHKGSNGISPQRFSAQMSPLKTQNLTLSQLSDQDWLLLCGQVSSTVDDSPSAERAGTSVEHPNHNDRCGCFCPDPHQHLDSSAFQPQPKEASVQDCHSRATKKKSLSSSPHSQVSSQSTKVSTTCQVLPHQPNQRDLMKPATSHPRDNFMGQCSGQEGRRELLQHQPCNHFKLKDSSQATSPNLFNIPLNSVECAKSQPALSADWRELFGKEPLLVQQRQKQDSHCSRATNQSCKSCGDSSVLLRCNLPYNPLTSTPQVKRSPTPASNKSMQFFSTSQFSSLENQDLAEERARQQLSQTSSSQLSESKVSLPSHTPQPLDTSESSDIINGDAVRPLSSTLRSSLADLHSSQQPLQLLHSAILEDAFSKVIREDSSKANSENQTREEGSVPQKKTKDISYRLGQRRALFGKRKQLSDYALVCGMFGIMVMVIETELSKGFYSKDSVYSFVLKGMITLSTAILLGLIVMYHAREIQVCLFMVDNGADDWRIAMTFERILFVMLELLVCAIHPIPGQYVFTWSARLAFSYTTSVADADVDILLSVPMFLRLYLIGRVMLLHSKLFTDASSRSIGALNKINFNTRFVMKTLMTICPGTVLLVFSVSCWIIAAWTVRVCERYHDAQEVTSTFLGAMWLVSITFLSIGYGDMVPHTYCGKGVCLLTGIMGAGCTALVVAVVARKSELTRAEKHVHNFMMDTQLYKKVKNTAANVLRETWLIYKNTKLVKKIDHAKVRHHQRKFLQAIHQLRRVKMEQRKLTDQANTAADLAKTQNMMYDLVLELQHRSEELDRRIVALEEKLDSILCSVQSLPVVLSQAITKLQRDFLDDLACRVHFLSSSLSSECCPVPARQLCPGSTPPEIPYS, translated from the exons ATGTcgcaggtttttgtttttctgtgtcctAACCTGTTGCTGCACCCTCCCACTCCCACTGCATTTGCATTGCAACCCTTTACCAGGCCAGCTGCTGCTGCCCTTTTCTTCTTCATGTTGAATCCTAATCATTACTTTCAAAGGAAAGCATCTCCAAAGCTCCTTTATCAAGTGTTAGTACTGGGAGGAGGCAAGCCGCTGTCTACCACCCACTCTGCTGCACGTCTCTGCACTTCTGTTCTGACAACCCAGGAGAATTTCACTTTTGTAAGCTGCTTCTACAAGTTTGGAGAAAataacaatcaaaagaaaaag CTCAGCAGTGATACCATGAGGCTGATTCTGGTAAAACCCACAAACGCAACAAGACGTCTTGACTCAACAGGCGAAGTCTTCCATGACGGCAACCATGAGCACTGTACTTCAGGAGGTCCCccccctctgacctctgacggGAAGCATACTTCAGTTGAATCATCATCACCACAGGAGTCGAGCCTGCTTTGTGTTCCATCTTCACCCCACAAAGGATCAAATGGAATCAGTCCTCAAAGATTTTCAGCCCAGATGTCACCACTGAAAACCCAAAATCTAACCTTATCGCAGCTGAGTGATCAGGACTGGCTGCTGCTTTGTGGCCAGGTTAGCAGCACAGTGGATGATTCACCCTCAGCAGAGAGAGCTGGGACCAGTGTGGAACATCCAAACCACAATGACAGATGTGGTTGTTTCTGTCCTGATCCACACCAGCATTTAGACTCTTCTGCTTTTCAACCACAACCAAAAGAGGCCAGCGTCCAAGACTGCCACTCCAGAGCTACAAAAAAGAAGAGCCTTTCATCTTCACCACACTCTCAGGTTTCCTCTCAAAGCACCAAAGTTTCGACCACTTGCCAAGTCCTACCACACCAACCAAACCAAAGGGATCTTATGAAACCTGCAACAAGCCATCCACGGGATAATTTTATGGGTCAGTGCAGTGGCCAAGAAGGTCGAAGGGAGCTTTTGCAGCACCAACCTTGCAATCATTTTAAACTCAAAGACAGCAGCCAAGCAACCAGCCCAAATTTGTTCAACATTCCTTTAAACTCTGTTGAGTGTGCTAAGAGTCAGCCTGCTCTCAGTGCAGACTGGAGAGAGCTTTTTGGTAAGGAACCACTTTTAGTTcagcagcgtcaaaagcaagacTCTCACTGCTCACGAGCTACTAATCAAAGCTGCAAGTCATGTGGCGATTCCTCTGTCTTACTGCGCTGTAATCTCCCCTACAACCCTCTGACCAGTACTCCACAGGTGAAGAGGTCACCAACACCAGCTAGTAACAAAAGCATGCAGTTCTTCTCCACCAGCCAGTTCAGTTCACTAGAGAACCAGGATTTAGCTGAGGAGAGGGCACGACAGCAACTAAGTCAG ACAAGCTCTTCACAACTTAGTGAATCAAAAGTGTCCCTCCCCAGTCACACTCCTCAACCACTGGACACCTCAGAAAGTAGTGACATCATCAACGGGGATGCAGTGCGGCCGCTGAGCAGCACTTTAAGGTCCAGTCTTGCAGATCTTCACTCAAGTCAGCAGCCTCTTCAGCTTCTTCACAGTGCCATCCTCGAGGATGCATTCTCCAAAGTCATCAGAGAAGACTCCAGTAAGGCCAACAGTGAGAACCAGACGAGGGAGGAGGGCAGCGTACCACAGAAGAAGACCAAAGACATTAGCTACAGGCTGGGTCAGAGAAGAGCTCTCTTTGGGAAGCGCAAACAACTGAGCGACTACGCCTTGGTCTGTGGAATGTTTGGCATAATGGTCATGGTGATTGAGACCGAGCTGTCGAAGGGGTTTTACAGCAAG GACTCCGTATATTCATTTGTACTCAAGGGCATGATCACTCTTTCTACTGCTATTCTTCTTGGACTCATTGTGATGTACCATGCAAGGGAAATCCAGGTTTGT CTCTTCATGGTGGACAATGGAGCAGATGACTGGCGAATAGCTATGACCTTTGAACGAATTCTTTTCGTCATGTTAGAGCTTCTGGTGTGTGCAATCCATCCAATCCCAGGCCAGTATGTATTCACCTGGTCGGCTCGACTGGCCTTCAGCTACACCACATCTGTAGCGGATGCCGATGTTGACATCCTCCTCTCTGTACCAATGTTCCTGCGCCTCTATTTGATTGGTCGGGTCATGCTGCTCCACAGCAAGCTGTTCACAGACGCTTCCTCCCGCAGCATCGGGGCACTGAACAAAATCAACTTTAACACTCGTTTTGTGATGAAAACTCTGATGACCATCTGCCCTGGCACAGTCCTGCTGGTCTTCAGTGTGTCCTGTTGGATCATTGCAGCTTGGACTGTGCGTGTATGTGAAAG GTACCATGATGCACAGGAGGTAACTAGTACCTTTCTTGGAGCAATGTGGTTGGTCTCCATCACCTTCTTGTCCATTGGCTATGGAGACATGGTCCCTCACACCTACTGTGGAAAAGGTGTTTGCCTGTTAACAGGAATTATG GGAGCAGGCTGCACAGCTTTAGTTGTGGCTGTTGTTGCAAGAAAATCTGAACTCACCAGAGCCGAGAAGCACGTCCATAATTTCATGATGGACACACAGCTCTACAAAAAG GTGAAAAACACAGCGGCCAATGTGTTGAGGGAGACGTGGCTcatctacaaaaacacaaagctggTCAAGAAAATTGACCATGCCAAAGTGCGCCACCATCAGCGTAAATTCCTGCAAGCCATCCACCA ACTACGAAGAGTCAAAATGGAGCAAAGGAAACTCACTGACCAGGCCAATACTGCCGCTGATCTGGCCAAG ACCCAGAACATGATGTATGATTTGGTATTGGAGCTGCAGCATCGAAGTGAGGAACTGGACAGGAGGATTGTAGCTCTGGAAGAGAAACTGGACTCCATCCTTTGCAGTGTGCAATCACTGCCCGTCGTGCTTTCTCAAGCAATAACAAAGCTACAAAGGGATTTCCTGGATGATCTGGCCTGTCGTGTCCACTTCCTGTCATCCTCCCTAAGCTCTGAGTGTTGTCCTGTCCCAGCACGGCAGCTCTGTCCAGGATCCACCCCACCAGAGATACCATACAGCTGA
- the kcnn1b gene encoding small conductance calcium-activated potassium channel protein 1b isoform X2: MSQVFVFLCPNLLLHPPTPTAFALQPFTRPAAAALFFFMLNPNHYFQRKASPKLLYQVLVLGGGKPLSTTHSAARLCTSVLTTQENFTFVSCFYKFGENNNQKKKLSSDTMRLILVKPTNATRRLDSTGEVFHDGNHEHCTSGGPPPLTSDGKHTSVESSSPQESSLLCVPSSPHKGSNGISPQRFSAQMSPLKTQNLTLSQLSDQDWLLLCGQVSSTVDDSPSAERAGTSVEHPNHNDRCGCFCPDPHQHLDSSAFQPQPKEASVQDCHSRATKKKSLSSSPHSQVSSQSTKVSTTCQVLPHQPNQRDLMKPATSHPRDNFMGQCSGQEGRRELLQHQPCNHFKLKDSSQATSPNLFNIPLNSVECAKSQPALSADWRELFGKEPLLVQQRQKQDSHCSRATNQSCKSCGDSSVLLRCNLPYNPLTSTPQVKRSPTPASNKSMQFFSTSQFSSLENQDLAEERARQQLSQTSSSQLSESKVSLPSHTPQPLDTSESSDIINGDAVRPLSSTLRSSLADLHSSQQPLQLLHSAILEDAFSKVIREDSSKANSENQTREEGSVPQKKTKDISYRLGQRRALFGKRKQLSDYALVCGMFGIMVMVIETELSKGFYSKDSVYSFVLKGMITLSTAILLGLIVMYHAREIQLFMVDNGADDWRIAMTFERILFVMLELLVCAIHPIPGQYVFTWSARLAFSYTTSVADADVDILLSVPMFLRLYLIGRVMLLHSKLFTDASSRSIGALNKINFNTRFVMKTLMTICPGTVLLVFSVSCWIIAAWTVRVCERYHDAQEVTSTFLGAMWLVSITFLSIGYGDMVPHTYCGKGVCLLTGIMGAGCTALVVAVVARKSELTRAEKHVHNFMMDTQLYKKVKNTAANVLRETWLIYKNTKLVKKIDHAKVRHHQRKFLQAIHQLRRVKMEQRKLTDQANTAADLAKTQNMMYDLVLELQHRSEELDRRIVALEEKLDSILCSVQSLPVVLSQAITKLQRDFLDDLACRVHFLSSSLSSECCPVPARQLCPGSTPPEIPYS, translated from the exons ATGTcgcaggtttttgtttttctgtgtcctAACCTGTTGCTGCACCCTCCCACTCCCACTGCATTTGCATTGCAACCCTTTACCAGGCCAGCTGCTGCTGCCCTTTTCTTCTTCATGTTGAATCCTAATCATTACTTTCAAAGGAAAGCATCTCCAAAGCTCCTTTATCAAGTGTTAGTACTGGGAGGAGGCAAGCCGCTGTCTACCACCCACTCTGCTGCACGTCTCTGCACTTCTGTTCTGACAACCCAGGAGAATTTCACTTTTGTAAGCTGCTTCTACAAGTTTGGAGAAAataacaatcaaaagaaaaag CTCAGCAGTGATACCATGAGGCTGATTCTGGTAAAACCCACAAACGCAACAAGACGTCTTGACTCAACAGGCGAAGTCTTCCATGACGGCAACCATGAGCACTGTACTTCAGGAGGTCCCccccctctgacctctgacggGAAGCATACTTCAGTTGAATCATCATCACCACAGGAGTCGAGCCTGCTTTGTGTTCCATCTTCACCCCACAAAGGATCAAATGGAATCAGTCCTCAAAGATTTTCAGCCCAGATGTCACCACTGAAAACCCAAAATCTAACCTTATCGCAGCTGAGTGATCAGGACTGGCTGCTGCTTTGTGGCCAGGTTAGCAGCACAGTGGATGATTCACCCTCAGCAGAGAGAGCTGGGACCAGTGTGGAACATCCAAACCACAATGACAGATGTGGTTGTTTCTGTCCTGATCCACACCAGCATTTAGACTCTTCTGCTTTTCAACCACAACCAAAAGAGGCCAGCGTCCAAGACTGCCACTCCAGAGCTACAAAAAAGAAGAGCCTTTCATCTTCACCACACTCTCAGGTTTCCTCTCAAAGCACCAAAGTTTCGACCACTTGCCAAGTCCTACCACACCAACCAAACCAAAGGGATCTTATGAAACCTGCAACAAGCCATCCACGGGATAATTTTATGGGTCAGTGCAGTGGCCAAGAAGGTCGAAGGGAGCTTTTGCAGCACCAACCTTGCAATCATTTTAAACTCAAAGACAGCAGCCAAGCAACCAGCCCAAATTTGTTCAACATTCCTTTAAACTCTGTTGAGTGTGCTAAGAGTCAGCCTGCTCTCAGTGCAGACTGGAGAGAGCTTTTTGGTAAGGAACCACTTTTAGTTcagcagcgtcaaaagcaagacTCTCACTGCTCACGAGCTACTAATCAAAGCTGCAAGTCATGTGGCGATTCCTCTGTCTTACTGCGCTGTAATCTCCCCTACAACCCTCTGACCAGTACTCCACAGGTGAAGAGGTCACCAACACCAGCTAGTAACAAAAGCATGCAGTTCTTCTCCACCAGCCAGTTCAGTTCACTAGAGAACCAGGATTTAGCTGAGGAGAGGGCACGACAGCAACTAAGTCAG ACAAGCTCTTCACAACTTAGTGAATCAAAAGTGTCCCTCCCCAGTCACACTCCTCAACCACTGGACACCTCAGAAAGTAGTGACATCATCAACGGGGATGCAGTGCGGCCGCTGAGCAGCACTTTAAGGTCCAGTCTTGCAGATCTTCACTCAAGTCAGCAGCCTCTTCAGCTTCTTCACAGTGCCATCCTCGAGGATGCATTCTCCAAAGTCATCAGAGAAGACTCCAGTAAGGCCAACAGTGAGAACCAGACGAGGGAGGAGGGCAGCGTACCACAGAAGAAGACCAAAGACATTAGCTACAGGCTGGGTCAGAGAAGAGCTCTCTTTGGGAAGCGCAAACAACTGAGCGACTACGCCTTGGTCTGTGGAATGTTTGGCATAATGGTCATGGTGATTGAGACCGAGCTGTCGAAGGGGTTTTACAGCAAG GACTCCGTATATTCATTTGTACTCAAGGGCATGATCACTCTTTCTACTGCTATTCTTCTTGGACTCATTGTGATGTACCATGCAAGGGAAATCCAG CTCTTCATGGTGGACAATGGAGCAGATGACTGGCGAATAGCTATGACCTTTGAACGAATTCTTTTCGTCATGTTAGAGCTTCTGGTGTGTGCAATCCATCCAATCCCAGGCCAGTATGTATTCACCTGGTCGGCTCGACTGGCCTTCAGCTACACCACATCTGTAGCGGATGCCGATGTTGACATCCTCCTCTCTGTACCAATGTTCCTGCGCCTCTATTTGATTGGTCGGGTCATGCTGCTCCACAGCAAGCTGTTCACAGACGCTTCCTCCCGCAGCATCGGGGCACTGAACAAAATCAACTTTAACACTCGTTTTGTGATGAAAACTCTGATGACCATCTGCCCTGGCACAGTCCTGCTGGTCTTCAGTGTGTCCTGTTGGATCATTGCAGCTTGGACTGTGCGTGTATGTGAAAG GTACCATGATGCACAGGAGGTAACTAGTACCTTTCTTGGAGCAATGTGGTTGGTCTCCATCACCTTCTTGTCCATTGGCTATGGAGACATGGTCCCTCACACCTACTGTGGAAAAGGTGTTTGCCTGTTAACAGGAATTATG GGAGCAGGCTGCACAGCTTTAGTTGTGGCTGTTGTTGCAAGAAAATCTGAACTCACCAGAGCCGAGAAGCACGTCCATAATTTCATGATGGACACACAGCTCTACAAAAAG GTGAAAAACACAGCGGCCAATGTGTTGAGGGAGACGTGGCTcatctacaaaaacacaaagctggTCAAGAAAATTGACCATGCCAAAGTGCGCCACCATCAGCGTAAATTCCTGCAAGCCATCCACCA ACTACGAAGAGTCAAAATGGAGCAAAGGAAACTCACTGACCAGGCCAATACTGCCGCTGATCTGGCCAAG ACCCAGAACATGATGTATGATTTGGTATTGGAGCTGCAGCATCGAAGTGAGGAACTGGACAGGAGGATTGTAGCTCTGGAAGAGAAACTGGACTCCATCCTTTGCAGTGTGCAATCACTGCCCGTCGTGCTTTCTCAAGCAATAACAAAGCTACAAAGGGATTTCCTGGATGATCTGGCCTGTCGTGTCCACTTCCTGTCATCCTCCCTAAGCTCTGAGTGTTGTCCTGTCCCAGCACGGCAGCTCTGTCCAGGATCCACCCCACCAGAGATACCATACAGCTGA
- the kcnn1b gene encoding small conductance calcium-activated potassium channel protein 1b isoform X3, with protein sequence MSQVFVFLCPNLLLHPPTPTAFALQPFTRPAAAALFFFMLNPNHYFQRKASPKLLYQVLVLGGGKPLSTTHSAARLCTSVLTTQENFTFVSCFYKFGENNNQKKKLSSDTMRLILVKPTNATRRLDSTGEVFHDGNHEHCTSGGPPPLTSDGKHTSVESSSPQESSLLCVPSSPHKGSNGISPQRFSAQMSPLKTQNLTLSQLSDQDWLLLCGQVSSTVDDSPSAERAGTSVEHPNHNDRCGCFCPDPHQHLDSSAFQPQPKEASVQDCHSRATKKKSLSSSPHSQVSSQSTKVSTTCQVLPHQPNQRDLMKPATSHPRDNFMGQCSGQEGRRELLQHQPCNHFKLKDSSQATSPNLFNIPLNSVECAKSQPALSADWRELFGKEPLLVQQRQKQDSHCSRATNQSCKSCGDSSVLLRCNLPYNPLTSTPQVKRSPTPASNKSMQFFSTSQFSSLENQDLAEERARQQLSQTSSSQLSESKVSLPSHTPQPLDTSESSDIINGDAVRPLSSTLRSSLADLHSSQQPLQLLHSAILEDAFSKVIREDSSKANSENQTREEGSVPQKKTKDISYRLGQRRALFGKRKQLSDYALVCGMFGIMVMVIETELSKGFYSKLFMVDNGADDWRIAMTFERILFVMLELLVCAIHPIPGQYVFTWSARLAFSYTTSVADADVDILLSVPMFLRLYLIGRVMLLHSKLFTDASSRSIGALNKINFNTRFVMKTLMTICPGTVLLVFSVSCWIIAAWTVRVCERYHDAQEVTSTFLGAMWLVSITFLSIGYGDMVPHTYCGKGVCLLTGIMGAGCTALVVAVVARKSELTRAEKHVHNFMMDTQLYKKVKNTAANVLRETWLIYKNTKLVKKIDHAKVRHHQRKFLQAIHQLRRVKMEQRKLTDQANTAADLAKTQNMMYDLVLELQHRSEELDRRIVALEEKLDSILCSVQSLPVVLSQAITKLQRDFLDDLACRVHFLSSSLSSECCPVPARQLCPGSTPPEIPYS encoded by the exons ATGTcgcaggtttttgtttttctgtgtcctAACCTGTTGCTGCACCCTCCCACTCCCACTGCATTTGCATTGCAACCCTTTACCAGGCCAGCTGCTGCTGCCCTTTTCTTCTTCATGTTGAATCCTAATCATTACTTTCAAAGGAAAGCATCTCCAAAGCTCCTTTATCAAGTGTTAGTACTGGGAGGAGGCAAGCCGCTGTCTACCACCCACTCTGCTGCACGTCTCTGCACTTCTGTTCTGACAACCCAGGAGAATTTCACTTTTGTAAGCTGCTTCTACAAGTTTGGAGAAAataacaatcaaaagaaaaag CTCAGCAGTGATACCATGAGGCTGATTCTGGTAAAACCCACAAACGCAACAAGACGTCTTGACTCAACAGGCGAAGTCTTCCATGACGGCAACCATGAGCACTGTACTTCAGGAGGTCCCccccctctgacctctgacggGAAGCATACTTCAGTTGAATCATCATCACCACAGGAGTCGAGCCTGCTTTGTGTTCCATCTTCACCCCACAAAGGATCAAATGGAATCAGTCCTCAAAGATTTTCAGCCCAGATGTCACCACTGAAAACCCAAAATCTAACCTTATCGCAGCTGAGTGATCAGGACTGGCTGCTGCTTTGTGGCCAGGTTAGCAGCACAGTGGATGATTCACCCTCAGCAGAGAGAGCTGGGACCAGTGTGGAACATCCAAACCACAATGACAGATGTGGTTGTTTCTGTCCTGATCCACACCAGCATTTAGACTCTTCTGCTTTTCAACCACAACCAAAAGAGGCCAGCGTCCAAGACTGCCACTCCAGAGCTACAAAAAAGAAGAGCCTTTCATCTTCACCACACTCTCAGGTTTCCTCTCAAAGCACCAAAGTTTCGACCACTTGCCAAGTCCTACCACACCAACCAAACCAAAGGGATCTTATGAAACCTGCAACAAGCCATCCACGGGATAATTTTATGGGTCAGTGCAGTGGCCAAGAAGGTCGAAGGGAGCTTTTGCAGCACCAACCTTGCAATCATTTTAAACTCAAAGACAGCAGCCAAGCAACCAGCCCAAATTTGTTCAACATTCCTTTAAACTCTGTTGAGTGTGCTAAGAGTCAGCCTGCTCTCAGTGCAGACTGGAGAGAGCTTTTTGGTAAGGAACCACTTTTAGTTcagcagcgtcaaaagcaagacTCTCACTGCTCACGAGCTACTAATCAAAGCTGCAAGTCATGTGGCGATTCCTCTGTCTTACTGCGCTGTAATCTCCCCTACAACCCTCTGACCAGTACTCCACAGGTGAAGAGGTCACCAACACCAGCTAGTAACAAAAGCATGCAGTTCTTCTCCACCAGCCAGTTCAGTTCACTAGAGAACCAGGATTTAGCTGAGGAGAGGGCACGACAGCAACTAAGTCAG ACAAGCTCTTCACAACTTAGTGAATCAAAAGTGTCCCTCCCCAGTCACACTCCTCAACCACTGGACACCTCAGAAAGTAGTGACATCATCAACGGGGATGCAGTGCGGCCGCTGAGCAGCACTTTAAGGTCCAGTCTTGCAGATCTTCACTCAAGTCAGCAGCCTCTTCAGCTTCTTCACAGTGCCATCCTCGAGGATGCATTCTCCAAAGTCATCAGAGAAGACTCCAGTAAGGCCAACAGTGAGAACCAGACGAGGGAGGAGGGCAGCGTACCACAGAAGAAGACCAAAGACATTAGCTACAGGCTGGGTCAGAGAAGAGCTCTCTTTGGGAAGCGCAAACAACTGAGCGACTACGCCTTGGTCTGTGGAATGTTTGGCATAATGGTCATGGTGATTGAGACCGAGCTGTCGAAGGGGTTTTACAGCAAG CTCTTCATGGTGGACAATGGAGCAGATGACTGGCGAATAGCTATGACCTTTGAACGAATTCTTTTCGTCATGTTAGAGCTTCTGGTGTGTGCAATCCATCCAATCCCAGGCCAGTATGTATTCACCTGGTCGGCTCGACTGGCCTTCAGCTACACCACATCTGTAGCGGATGCCGATGTTGACATCCTCCTCTCTGTACCAATGTTCCTGCGCCTCTATTTGATTGGTCGGGTCATGCTGCTCCACAGCAAGCTGTTCACAGACGCTTCCTCCCGCAGCATCGGGGCACTGAACAAAATCAACTTTAACACTCGTTTTGTGATGAAAACTCTGATGACCATCTGCCCTGGCACAGTCCTGCTGGTCTTCAGTGTGTCCTGTTGGATCATTGCAGCTTGGACTGTGCGTGTATGTGAAAG GTACCATGATGCACAGGAGGTAACTAGTACCTTTCTTGGAGCAATGTGGTTGGTCTCCATCACCTTCTTGTCCATTGGCTATGGAGACATGGTCCCTCACACCTACTGTGGAAAAGGTGTTTGCCTGTTAACAGGAATTATG GGAGCAGGCTGCACAGCTTTAGTTGTGGCTGTTGTTGCAAGAAAATCTGAACTCACCAGAGCCGAGAAGCACGTCCATAATTTCATGATGGACACACAGCTCTACAAAAAG GTGAAAAACACAGCGGCCAATGTGTTGAGGGAGACGTGGCTcatctacaaaaacacaaagctggTCAAGAAAATTGACCATGCCAAAGTGCGCCACCATCAGCGTAAATTCCTGCAAGCCATCCACCA ACTACGAAGAGTCAAAATGGAGCAAAGGAAACTCACTGACCAGGCCAATACTGCCGCTGATCTGGCCAAG ACCCAGAACATGATGTATGATTTGGTATTGGAGCTGCAGCATCGAAGTGAGGAACTGGACAGGAGGATTGTAGCTCTGGAAGAGAAACTGGACTCCATCCTTTGCAGTGTGCAATCACTGCCCGTCGTGCTTTCTCAAGCAATAACAAAGCTACAAAGGGATTTCCTGGATGATCTGGCCTGTCGTGTCCACTTCCTGTCATCCTCCCTAAGCTCTGAGTGTTGTCCTGTCCCAGCACGGCAGCTCTGTCCAGGATCCACCCCACCAGAGATACCATACAGCTGA
- the ccdc124 gene encoding coiled-coil domain-containing protein 124, which produces MPKKFQGENSKAATARARKAEAKAVADARKKQEEEDALWQETDKHVLKKGQRKDDKEKKRLELLERKKENQRLLDEENARLKGKAQKEAASGGKVTRAQIEELLQNEQQQQECQLKEKSHLETPLEENVNRIVPEEGTVEARTIEDAIAVLSMGPEDLDRHPERRMKAAFAAYEEVTMPRLKMENPNMRLSQLKQQLKKEWMKSPENPLNQRFGSYNSK; this is translated from the exons ATGCCAAAGAAGTTTCAGGGTGAGAACTCCAAGGCGGCCACAGCCAGAGCACGCAAGGCTGAGGCCAAGGCTGTGGCCGATGCCCGCAAGAagcaagaggaagaggatgcTCTCTGGCAGGAAACTGACAAACATGTACTCAAAAAGGGGCAGAGAAAG gatgacaaggagaagaagaggCTAGAACTCctggagaggaaaaaggaaaaccaGCGACTTCTAGATGAGGAGAATGCCAGGCTTAAAGGCAAAGCCCAGAAGGAGGCTGCATCTGGTGGAAAAGTGACTCGTGCCCAAATTGAGGAGCTTCTTCAGAATGAGCAGCAACAACAAGAGTGCCAGCTCAAAG AAAAGAGTCATCTGGAGACTCCATTAGAGGAGAATGTGAACAGAATTGTCCCTGAAGAAGGAACTGTTGAGGCCAGAACAATAGAAGATGCTATAGCTGTGCTTAG CATGGGGCCTGAAGATCTTGACCGTCACCCAGAGCGGAGGATGAAAGCAGCATTTGCTGCATATGAGGAAGTTACCATGCCTCGCCTAAAAATGGAGAATCCCAACATGAGGTTGTCACAGTTAAAGCAACAGTTGAAGAAGGAATGGATGAAGTCACCAGAGAACCCGTTGAACCAACGCTTTGGCTCTTACAACTCAAAGTGA